A genomic stretch from Tachyglossus aculeatus isolate mTacAcu1 chromosome 19, mTacAcu1.pri, whole genome shotgun sequence includes:
- the FBXO28 gene encoding F-box only protein 28, translating into MAAVPEERVVEEGGGGGGGGSVSMAAGPSQRLSPPPPPPPPPPPLLVPQALAPAALALDQLPQNNTLVALPIVAIENILSFMAYDEISQLRLVCKRMDLVCQRMLNQGFLKVERYHNLCQKQVKAQLPRRESERRNHSLARHADILAAVETRLSLLNMTFMKYVDSNLCCFIPGKVIDEIYRVLRYVNSTRAPQRAHEVLQELRDISSMAMEYFDEKIVPILKRKLPGSDVSGRLIGSPPVPGPSAALTTMQLFSKQNPSRQEVTKLQQQVKTNGAAVTVLRREMSELRTKVQEQQKQLQDQDQKLLEQTQIIGEQNARLAELERKLREVMESAVGSSSGSGQNEESLRKRRKAVEAIDSLRKSKRLRNRK; encoded by the exons ATGGCGGCGGTGCCTGAGGAGAGGGttgtggaggaaggaggaggcggaggaggcggcggctcCGTTTCCATGGCGGCGGGCCCGTCCCAGCGgctctcgccgccgccgccgccgcccccgcccccgcccccgttgCTGGTCCCGCAGGCCCTCGCCCCCGCCGCGCTGGCCCTGGACCAGCTGCCTCAGAACAACACCCTGGTGGCGCTGCCCATCGTGGCCATCGAGAACATCTTGAGCTTCATGGCCTACGACGAGATCAGCCAGCTCCGCCTG GTTTGTAAACGAATGGATTTGGTCTGCCAGAGAATGTTGAATCAGGGATTTCTGAAAGTGGAAAGATACCATAACCTGTGTCAGAAGCAGGTCAAAGCACAACTTCCAAG GCGAGAATCAGAAAGGAGAAACCATTCATTAGCACGTCATGCAGACATTCTTGCTGCAGTAGAAACAAGACTCTCACTTTTAAATATGACTTTCATGAAATATGTGGATTCCAATCTGTGTTGCTTCATTCCTGGAAAG GTAATTGATGAAATTTATCGTGTGCTGAGATATGTAAATTCTACCAGAGCCCCACAGCGAGCTCATGAAGTGCTTCAAGAGTTAAGGGACATTTCTTCCATGGCAATGGAATATTTTGATGAGAAGATTGTTCCAATTCTCAAGAGGAAGTTGCCAGGATCGGATGTGTCAGGACGACTCATAGGATCTCCCCCAG TGCCAGGCCCTTCAGCAGCCCTGACAACGATGCAGCTGTTCTCCAAGCAGAACCCTTCGAGACAGGAGGTCACCAAACTCCAGCAGCAGGTGAAAACAAACGGTGCTGCCGTGACTGTTCTCAGGCGTGAAATGTCCGAGCTGCGCACCAAAGTgcaggagcagcagaagcagctccAAGACCAAGACCAGAAACTGCTAGAGCAAACCCAAATCATAGGCGAACAGAACGCGCGGTTGGCCGAGCTCGAACGCAAACTCCGAGAGGTCATGGAAAGTGCAGTGGGAAGTTCCTCAGGGTCTGGGCAGAACGAGGAGTCTCTGCGGAAACGGAGGAAGGCAGTGGAAGCCATAGACTCTCTTAGGAAATCCAAACGCCTCCGAAATCGAAAATAA